The Stigmatella ashevillena genomic sequence CGTTCGGCATCGGGCACAGCGTGGGCGAACTCGTGGCGCACACCGTCTCCGGCTCGTTGTCTCTCGCCGATGGCGTGGCACTCGTCGACGAACGCGGGCGGCTGATGCAATCGGTCTCCCACGACGGCGCGATGGTCGCGGTGTCCATGGACCTGACGTCACTGACGGCCCTGCTCCGCGAGCTGGGAGAACCACTCCACGTGGCTGCCATCAACGGTAGACAGCGCGTCGTGGTCAGCGGGGAGCGCCAAGCGGTCGAGCGCCTCGGCAAGCGTCTGGAGCGGGAGCAGGTGCGGTTCCGCGCGCTGCGAACACGGCACGCCTTCCATTCCCCCACCTTCGACGATGCCGCGGCCCAGCTCGCGGAGCGTTCCCGGAACCTCGCCATCGGAGCGGGGGCGTTCCCGGTGGTCGGCAACATCGAGGGCGCGGTGGTGCCGTCAGGCGCGCTGGGCGGTGACTACTGGGGCCGACACATCGCGATGCCCGTGCAGTTCTCCAGGGGAATCGAGACGCTGACCGGGCTGGGCGCGCAGATCTTCCTCGAAATCGGTCCCGACCGGGTGCTGTCGCAGCTCGTCGCCGCCGACCACGGCGCTCGCGTGCGTGCGCTGAGCAGCGTCGTGCGCGACCGGGATGCCCAGGAGTCGCTGCTCCGCGCGGTCAGCGCGATGTACGAGCTGGGGTTCGATCTCGACTTCGCGCCGCTGGGCCACGCCGCACCGCCAAGCCGGGTCTCGCTCCCAGCGCGCCGCCTCGCGCGCAAACACTACTGGACCGCGAGCAGCGCCGAGTTCAGCACGCCAGTGCCAAGCTCGGAGCCCGTCGCTCGAAGCGCGCTGGAGGTGCCCGCCCTTCGTGGGCCTCCAGTGCACGTGACGCCCGCCCACCGTCCTCCGCGCGAGCGGGCCGCGATTCCCGAAGCGGAGACGAACGATGAGCCGGATGCCTCCGTGCATGCCCTTATCGATCAACAGATCAACGTCATGCGACAGCAGCTCGCGCTGCTGGACGACCAATAGCTTTCCGCCAGCGTCGCTCGCCGACCCTTTGTGCAGCACAGATGGGAACTGACATGAGCCTCGAAACGTCAAACAACGACGCGGTGTCCCGGATCACGGATTCGGTGCTCCGCGAGGTTGCGTACTGTCTCAAGCAAGCACCGGAGAACATCAACCCTCACCTGTCGTTCGCCGATATGGGGGCCGATTCGCTCGTCCTCCTGGAGGCGCTCCAGGAGATCAACGCACGTTTTCACGTGTCGCTCACGGTCCTAGATCTCTACGAGCGGGTCAACACGATCGCCAAGGTCGCGCGCCACATCCACGAGCAGGGCGCCTCCCCGGAGCCCCCCACGGCCGCCGAGCCAGCACCGGAGCCCCGTGCCCTCCCCGAGCTCACGTTGGCGAGCCTGGCGCCGCGAGGCGACGGCAACCGCCAGGGCATCGAGGACATCGTCCGGCAGCAGCTCGACTTGATGGCGCGGCAGCTGAGCCTCTTCGGCAAGCGGGCGACGGGTGGTGCAGCAAATGAGCGCACACCGGAGCGAACCGCGCCCACGCCGCCTCAGCGCGTGAACACGCCGGAACGCACCGCGCCGGTCCGCGCCGTACCCGTGGCCACTCAAGGCAAGTCCGAAGCCGACCGGTTCAGTGCGTTCTCGGTGAAGCTGGGGAAGGACGAGCGCGAGGACGACGCGGAGAAGGTCACACACATCCAGCAGCTGATCACGAGCGTGACGACCAAGGCACCGCAGTCCAAGCGGCTGGCCCAACACTATCGACAAGTTCTCGCCGACAACCGGGTCTCCGCCGGATTCCGGCCCCTCCTGAAGGAGATGGTCTTTCCGATCGTCGCGGAGAAGGCACAGGGCGCGCACGTCACCGACGTCGATGGCAATTCGTATCTCGACTTCACGATGGGCTTCGGAGCTCACTTCTTCGGCCACTCCCCCGACTTCGTCACCAATGCCGTCAAGGCACAGATCGAACGCGGGATGCCGATTGGCCCCCAGTCGCCGCTGGCGGGGCGAGTCGCCGAGCTGATCTGTGAGCTGACGGGCCACGCTCGCGTGACGTTCTGCAACACCGGCACCGAAGCAACGATGACGGCGGTGCGGCTCGCCCGGGCGAAGACCGGACGGGACAAGGTGGTCATCTTCCGGAACTCGTATCACGGCACGTTCGACGCATTCCTCGCTCGAGGCAGCGCGTCCAGCGACGAGAGCCGACCGGCCAGCCTGGGAACGCCGGGCTCTCTGGTCAAGGACACCGTGGTGCTCGACTACTGCGAGCAGAGCGCCCTCGACTACATCGAACGCCACGCGAAGGAGATCGCCGCGGTGTTGGCGGAGCCGGTGCAGAGCCGCGCGCCGAGCATGCAGCCCGCGGCGTTTCTGCGCCAGCTCCGAAAGCTGACCCAGGAGCGCGACATCGCGCTGATCTTCGACGAGGTGATCGCTGGCTTCCGCTGCGCCCGGGGCGGCGCACAGCAACTGTTCGACGTCCGCGCCGACATCTGCACCTACGGCAAGGTCGTGGGTGGCGGGATGCCCATCGGTGTCGTCGCCGGCAGTGCCGCGTACATGGACGTGCTGGACGGTGGATTCTGGCAGTACGGCGATGCGAGCTTCCCCGGCACGCCCACCATCTTCTTCGCCGGAACGTTCACCAAGCATCCGCTGGCCATGGCGGCCTCGCTCGCCGTGCTCGAACACATCAAGGGGCTGGACGACCAGCTCTACCGGTCGATGAACGAGCGGACCGAGCGGCTCAGCGCCCAGCTCAACGCCGCGTTCGAGGCCGAGGGTGCGGACGTCAAGGTCGAGCACTTCTCCTCGCTCTTCCGGTTCTCCACCAAGGGGAATCTCGATGTCTTCTATTACCGTCTCCTGGAGGCGGGGTACTTCATCTGGGAAGGGCGCAACTGCTTCCTGTCGACCGAGCACACCGACGCGGAGCTGAGCCGCTTCGTCGAATCCGTGCGGAAGATCGCCCACGAGCTCGTCGCGCACCGGCTCCTCCCGGTGCGCGATGCAAGCCATGCCAGTGCGCTGGCGGAGCGCCCCATCGCCGATGCGCAGCGGCGCTTCCATGAGCTCATGCGGAGCGGGCCCGACGGGTCGGTCGCTTGCAACCTCTGCTACGGACTGCGCTTCGACGAGGCGGTGGACACCGACCGGCTGTCGGCGGCGATCGTCTCGGTCCTGAGCGGACAGGAAGCATTGTGGTACCGCTTTGACCTCGAGCGGCGGACGCAGAAGCTGCTTCCCGCCCCCGAGCGTCGCGTCCACATCGAGCGCGTCGAGTCGCCCGAGCGCGCGAGCGCGCCCGGACTCATCGAGCGACTGATGGCGGCTGAACAGAAGACGCCGCTCGCTCCTGATGCAGGCGCGAATGTTCGCGTCAACATCACACGATTCGCGGACGGCGCCACACTTGTCAGTCTTTGTGTGCACCACTTGGTCTGCGACGGCTGGGCACTCGTTTCGGTATTCGAGCGCATCGCGGCGCTCTACAGCGGGGGCCCGGCCTCCGGCGCGAGCGCGACGAACGTGCCGTACGCTCGGTGGAGCGAGCACGAAGCGCACTACCGCCAGGGCGAGCAGTACGCGAGCGACAAGCGCTTCTGGCAGGGGGCCATCGACACCATCGCGGGCTACCAACGCGGTCATGCCTTCGGTCCGCTCCGGCACCGAGGTACCGTCGGTGGCCGTCCGGGAGGCCGTGCGCGGCTGAGCATCGGGGAGGAACTCACCTCGCTGTTCAAGGCGCAGGCGAAGGCCGACGGCGTGACGCTGTTCACCGCGCTGCTCGCGGGCTTCCAGGCATTCCTTCACCTGGCCTACCGGACGCGACTGCCCGTCATTGGCATCCCGTTCGCCAACCGCACGACGCGAGACCTCAAGCAGATTGTCGGAACGTGCGTGAACCTGCTGCCCCTGGTCCCCACTCATGGCCAGGACACAGCGTTCGACGCGATCCTGGCACGCACCCGGAATGACATGACGGAGATGT encodes the following:
- a CDS encoding aminotransferase class III-fold pyridoxal phosphate-dependent enzyme translates to MSLETSNNDAVSRITDSVLREVAYCLKQAPENINPHLSFADMGADSLVLLEALQEINARFHVSLTVLDLYERVNTIAKVARHIHEQGASPEPPTAAEPAPEPRALPELTLASLAPRGDGNRQGIEDIVRQQLDLMARQLSLFGKRATGGAANERTPERTAPTPPQRVNTPERTAPVRAVPVATQGKSEADRFSAFSVKLGKDEREDDAEKVTHIQQLITSVTTKAPQSKRLAQHYRQVLADNRVSAGFRPLLKEMVFPIVAEKAQGAHVTDVDGNSYLDFTMGFGAHFFGHSPDFVTNAVKAQIERGMPIGPQSPLAGRVAELICELTGHARVTFCNTGTEATMTAVRLARAKTGRDKVVIFRNSYHGTFDAFLARGSASSDESRPASLGTPGSLVKDTVVLDYCEQSALDYIERHAKEIAAVLAEPVQSRAPSMQPAAFLRQLRKLTQERDIALIFDEVIAGFRCARGGAQQLFDVRADICTYGKVVGGGMPIGVVAGSAAYMDVLDGGFWQYGDASFPGTPTIFFAGTFTKHPLAMAASLAVLEHIKGLDDQLYRSMNERTERLSAQLNAAFEAEGADVKVEHFSSLFRFSTKGNLDVFYYRLLEAGYFIWEGRNCFLSTEHTDAELSRFVESVRKIAHELVAHRLLPVRDASHASALAERPIADAQRRFHELMRSGPDGSVACNLCYGLRFDEAVDTDRLSAAIVSVLSGQEALWYRFDLERRTQKLLPAPERRVHIERVESPERASAPGLIERLMAAEQKTPLAPDAGANVRVNITRFADGATLVSLCVHHLVCDGWALVSVFERIAALYSGGPASGASATNVPYARWSEHEAHYRQGEQYASDKRFWQGAIDTIAGYQRGHAFGPLRHRGTVGGRPGGRARLSIGEELTSLFKAQAKADGVTLFTALLAGFQAFLHLAYRTRLPVIGIPFANRTTRDLKQIVGTCVNLLPLVPTHGQDTAFDAILARTRNDMTEMFKHSMFPYAEMCEQYRAATSEPQGTPVEVTFNVEPVSQLPRFGSHQPALVSAVNDRIEFDLSCNVFVLPTDITLELDYDTGLFAEDAVYGLLNLYSKIVENYAKRADAARRANTPARGAA